The Bradyrhizobium barranii subsp. barranii genome segment GAAGCGGGCACGCAAGCGCTCGTGATCACCGAGGGCATCGAGGACGGCATGGTCGCGATCGATTGCGGCTGGCCGCTCACGGTCTCGGTGCCCGATGGCGCGCCGCCGGTCCCGAAGGATGGACGCCTGCCGCCGCTCGATCCGCAGACCGAGGCGAGCGGCAAGTTCGAGTTCCTGTGGCTCAACCGCGATCGGTTGAAGCGGATCAAGCGGTTCATTCTCGCAGTCGATGACGACGGGCCAGGACAACGGCTCGCTGCCGAAATCGTCCGTCGGCTCGGCGCCGTGCGCTGTCTGTTCGTGACGTTCCCGCCGGGCTGCAAGGACTTGAACGAGGTGCTGCGCCAGTGCGGGCGCGATGCGGTCAGCGCCGTGCTGCGGGAGGCCAAACAGTATCCGGTTCGCGGGCTCTATCGGCTCTCGGAGTATCCGGCGCTCCCGGCGCTGCACCCGATCTCGATCGGCTGGCCGCTGTTCGACGGCGACAGCGTCGCGTCCGCCAACAATGCTTGGCTGAAGCTGTTCCCGGGCGAGTTCATGGTCGTCACCGGCATCCCGAGCCACGGCAAATCGACTTGGGTGCTGAACGTGCTGGTCAACATCGCCCGCGCCTACGGATGGCGTTCGGCCGTCTTCTCCGCCGAGATGCCAACGGTGCCGCATCTCCGCGACAAGCTGCGCCGGATCATCGCGGGCACCGCGGCTGCATCGGCCGAGGCCGACGAGTTCATCGAGGGTAGCTTCACGTTCATCGACCACGATCCGAATGACGCCGACGAGGAAGACATCACGCTGGAATGGATCATCGAGAAAGCCCGCGATGCGGTGCTGCGCGATGGCATCCGCGTGCTGGTCATCGACCCATGGAACGAGATCGAGCACGCCCGGCGCCGCGATGAGAGTTCGACGGAATACATCGGCCGGGCCATCCGCATGCTGAAGCGCTTCGGGCGGCAATACGAGGTCGCCGTGATCGTCCTGGCGCACCCGACCAAGGACGTGTGGGAGCACGGCCGGGCCCGAACCGCCACGCTCTACGATATCGAGGGGTCGGCCCACTGGTTCAACAAATGCGACCACGGCGTCGTCATCGAACGCGCGCCGGAAGCCAACAGATCCACCGTGCACATCGCCAAGGTTCGGTTCGAGGAAACCGGCTTCAAGGGCGCGATCAACATGGGGTTCGACGTGCAGACGCAACGGTTCGAGGAACTGGCCGAAAAGCAGAAGGAGATGGCCCTTGAGTGACGTGCCCGTGATCCGCCGGGATGACCCGCTGAAATTCAACCCGCTCGAAGACGCCGTAATGGAGGACATCGCCCCCTCGGTCTGGAGCGGCCCGCATGTCGGCAAGCGTCTCGCCGAGGCGATGCGAACCCTGCGCCTGATCCCGATGCGCGCGGTCGCGGGCTATGGCGCGCCGTGGCCTGCCTACAGTTACGAGTTCGAGGACTTGCTCGCTCAACAGGCGCAAGGCGAACTCGAGAAAACGATGCGGATGCAGAACCGCACGCGCCTGCTGCCGTCCTTCAGCGATGTCACCCGCATGGAGGCGGCGATCTGCTGGCCCGCCCGCTACCTGCTCGGCCAAATGCATCTGCTCCGGGCGGTCAACTGTGTCGCCCTGGCGCACTCTCTCGAACGCGACGCGGGATGGGTCGCGGTCAAGCGCGGCGGCTATGCCGACACATGGCGGGCCAACCACGATCGCGGCTGCGATGTCATCGCCGAGGGTCTGCGCGGCGAGCTCGTGCCGGTCTTCTAAGGGAGGGCACCATGCGGATCACCGAGGCGATGATTGAGACCGCCGCCATCGCGATCAGGGACGCGGTCGCGAACAGGGTTGTCGGCGAGGAAGCCCGGCGTCGGGGAAAGCCATGGGCGGCTTTGCCCGCGAAACTGCGCGACGCCTGCCGCGCGGAAGCGGCGGCGGCGCTGCACGCCGCATTGCAAGGTGATCAATGAGCGACGGCAAGCGCGGGTGGAGATACGATGGACCTTGAAATCCCCCATGGCGCGGACAGGGAGTACCTGATCGTTTTCGGCGTGGCGGCGATCTATATCGCCACGATCCCGCGCGGCGAGCCGTGCATCGTCGGCGTCTCCCGCGACCTCGGCCGGACCTTCGATGGCATCCGGGACAATTGGCCGTGGTCGGAGATCGGCTGCGCGTATTGGGTCAAGGACCGCGACACCGCCGAGGCGATCGTGGCCGAGGCGACCGAGGTGCTGCCGCGCGATCCCGAGGGGAGGCTTGCGGTCCGCGCCGAGTTCGCCCGGCGCCAAGTCGAGGCGGTCGCCGCGCGCTGGAAGATCACGCTGACGAACCACGACGCGGCGATGTCGCGGGTGCATGCGGCGGTTCGCCATGTGCAAGAGACAATCAAC includes the following:
- a CDS encoding DnaB-like helicase C-terminal domain-containing protein codes for the protein MTTLATRHVEFFEARGISPELAAKFEIYTGTLVGEKPNRHVVANPSGNILVYPFIEHGVVVNEKYRTERDGEKFFWHRKGGKRTFWNADVLDDPLLEAGTQALVITEGIEDGMVAIDCGWPLTVSVPDGAPPVPKDGRLPPLDPQTEASGKFEFLWLNRDRLKRIKRFILAVDDDGPGQRLAAEIVRRLGAVRCLFVTFPPGCKDLNEVLRQCGRDAVSAVLREAKQYPVRGLYRLSEYPALPALHPISIGWPLFDGDSVASANNAWLKLFPGEFMVVTGIPSHGKSTWVLNVLVNIARAYGWRSAVFSAEMPTVPHLRDKLRRIIAGTAAASAEADEFIEGSFTFIDHDPNDADEEDITLEWIIEKARDAVLRDGIRVLVIDPWNEIEHARRRDESSTEYIGRAIRMLKRFGRQYEVAVIVLAHPTKDVWEHGRARTATLYDIEGSAHWFNKCDHGVVIERAPEANRSTVHIAKVRFEETGFKGAINMGFDVQTQRFEELAEKQKEMALE